A stretch of the Dichotomicrobium thermohalophilum genome encodes the following:
- a CDS encoding [protein-PII] uridylyltransferase yields MELRVLATPPEARTAAPYFDPEAARAELTALWRRHGDSDALRPQALDLLKAIVQDARETARAELETTGNGRACAESLSLFQDELIRLIYDFVASHVYRAKNPSAAERMTVIATGGYGRGLLAPKSDIDLLFLRPSKQTAWGESVVESILYFLWDLGFKVGHATRTINDCITLARRDMTIRTSLLDSRLILGDEELFQRFRDKFQSAVISGTEKEFVEAKLAERDARHERSGNSRYRVEPNVKDGKGGLRDLHTLHWLTKYLYPESETEDWVALGIFSPSEQRHFRRCEDFLWTIRCHLHFLANKPEEHLTFDRQLVLAERLGYREGGNLRPVERFMKHYFLVAKEVGDLTRIVCASLEMQQLKVTPTLGNMLAGMGWRKRAKLSATTDFRIENGRIMAKRADVFRANPVNMIRVFALAERHKVLFDPEVFRLIRSSLPLIDDEMRADPEANRLFLELLTSPGNPEIALRRMNEAGVLGRFIPDFGRVVAMMQFNMYHHYTVDEHLIRTIGVLSEIEDGDLASELPLSTEIIRNIQNRRALFVAAFLHDIAKGRDEDHSVAGARVARELCPRLGLTPAETSTVAWLVEHHLVMSEFAQSRDLADPKTIRDFAEIVQSPERLKLLVILTAADIRAVGPGVWTGWKGQLLRALYNETEPVLAGGHTQISREAQIRRAQDQLREALNDWPEEEVERIIARHYPAYWLRCDLETQVKHAELMRRCEGQPTPFAHDATASPMGATELTLYTKDHPRLLAIFAGACAAAGARIVGAHIYTTRDGMALDTLGIQRAFPEDREELERAERIADAVQSMLAGDRDLKKLMAEKRKAKPKLEPFSVEPQVIIDNTLSNDLTVIEVNGLDRIGLLYDLADALASLNLNIASAHVATFGEKVVDVFYVMDRAGNKIESDWAREKVHDKLIAALES; encoded by the coding sequence ATGGAATTACGCGTTCTTGCCACTCCTCCCGAAGCCCGTACGGCAGCCCCTTACTTTGATCCAGAGGCCGCGCGCGCCGAACTCACGGCCCTGTGGCGGCGCCACGGTGACAGCGACGCTCTTCGCCCCCAGGCGCTCGATTTACTCAAGGCCATTGTCCAGGATGCCCGCGAAACTGCGCGCGCCGAACTGGAGACGACCGGCAATGGCCGGGCCTGTGCGGAGAGCCTGTCGCTCTTCCAGGACGAGCTGATCCGGCTGATCTATGACTTCGTCGCCAGCCACGTCTACCGCGCGAAGAACCCCTCGGCGGCCGAGCGCATGACCGTGATCGCCACAGGGGGCTATGGCCGCGGGCTTCTTGCGCCGAAATCAGACATCGACCTGTTGTTCCTGCGCCCGAGCAAGCAGACCGCCTGGGGCGAGAGCGTGGTCGAGAGCATCCTGTATTTCCTCTGGGACTTGGGCTTCAAGGTGGGGCACGCCACGCGCACGATCAACGACTGCATCACGCTGGCGCGGCGCGACATGACGATCCGGACCTCTCTGCTGGATTCGCGCCTGATCCTGGGCGATGAGGAGTTGTTCCAGCGGTTCCGCGACAAGTTCCAGTCCGCCGTCATCTCCGGCACCGAAAAGGAATTCGTCGAGGCCAAGCTCGCCGAGCGGGATGCCCGGCACGAACGCTCCGGCAATTCGCGCTACCGCGTCGAGCCGAACGTCAAGGATGGCAAGGGCGGGCTTCGCGACCTGCACACGCTGCACTGGCTGACGAAGTATCTCTACCCGGAAAGCGAGACGGAGGACTGGGTTGCTCTCGGCATCTTCAGCCCGAGTGAGCAGCGGCACTTCCGGCGCTGCGAGGATTTCCTGTGGACCATCCGCTGTCACCTGCATTTCCTTGCGAACAAGCCAGAGGAACACCTGACATTCGACCGCCAGCTCGTGCTCGCCGAACGTCTTGGCTATCGCGAGGGGGGCAACCTGCGCCCGGTCGAGCGCTTCATGAAGCACTATTTCCTCGTGGCAAAGGAGGTCGGTGACCTCACGCGAATCGTGTGCGCCAGCCTGGAGATGCAGCAACTCAAGGTCACGCCGACACTGGGCAACATGCTGGCCGGCATGGGCTGGCGCAAACGTGCCAAGCTGAGCGCGACGACGGATTTCCGTATCGAGAACGGGCGCATCATGGCCAAGCGAGCAGACGTGTTCCGCGCCAATCCGGTGAACATGATCCGCGTCTTCGCACTGGCCGAGCGACACAAGGTGTTGTTCGACCCGGAGGTGTTCCGGCTGATCCGGTCTTCGCTGCCGTTGATCGACGACGAGATGCGCGCCGACCCCGAGGCGAACCGTCTGTTCCTGGAGTTGCTGACGTCGCCCGGTAATCCGGAGATCGCGCTGCGCCGGATGAACGAAGCCGGCGTGCTCGGCCGCTTCATTCCGGATTTCGGTCGCGTTGTGGCGATGATGCAGTTCAATATGTATCACCACTACACAGTCGACGAGCATCTCATCCGCACCATCGGCGTGCTCTCCGAGATCGAGGACGGCGACCTCGCCAGCGAACTGCCGCTGTCCACCGAGATCATCCGCAATATCCAGAACCGCCGCGCGCTGTTCGTCGCCGCCTTTCTCCACGACATTGCCAAGGGGCGCGACGAGGACCACTCGGTTGCTGGCGCCCGTGTCGCGCGCGAGTTGTGTCCGCGCCTTGGCCTCACGCCGGCGGAGACGAGTACGGTGGCGTGGCTTGTCGAGCATCATCTGGTGATGAGCGAGTTCGCGCAGAGCCGCGACCTAGCCGACCCCAAGACCATCCGCGACTTCGCCGAGATCGTGCAGAGCCCCGAGCGGCTCAAGCTGCTGGTCATCCTGACGGCGGCGGATATTCGCGCGGTCGGGCCCGGCGTGTGGACCGGCTGGAAGGGTCAACTGCTGCGCGCGCTGTACAATGAGACCGAGCCGGTGCTGGCCGGCGGGCACACGCAGATCAGCCGCGAGGCGCAGATCCGCCGGGCGCAGGACCAGCTCCGCGAGGCGCTGAACGACTGGCCGGAAGAGGAGGTCGAGCGCATCATCGCACGGCATTACCCGGCCTATTGGCTGCGCTGCGATCTGGAGACCCAGGTCAAGCATGCCGAGTTGATGCGCCGCTGTGAGGGTCAGCCGACCCCATTCGCGCACGATGCCACGGCATCCCCGATGGGTGCGACCGAGCTGACGCTCTACACAAAGGACCATCCCCGCCTGCTGGCGATCTTCGCCGGCGCGTGTGCCGCAGCGGGTGCACGTATCGTCGGGGCGCACATCTACACCACGCGCGATGGCATGGCGCTGGACACGTTGGGCATTCAGCGCGCCTTTCCGGAGGACCGCGAGGAACTTGAACGGGCCGAGCGGATCGCGGACGCGGTGCAGTCGATGCTAGCCGGCGATCGTGACCTGAAGAAGCTGATGGCGGAAAAACGCAAGGCCAAGCCGAAACTTGAGCCGTTCAGCGTTGAGCCGCAGGTCATCATCGACAATACGCTTTCAAACGATCTGACGGTCATCGAGGTGAACGGGCTCGATCGGATCGGGCTGCTTTACGATCTCGCAGATGCGCTCGCCTCGCTCAACTTGAATATCGCCTCGGCCCATGTGGCCACCTTCGGCGAAAAAGTCGTGGACGTGTTTTATGTGATGGACCGCGCAGGCAACAAGATTGAGAGCGACTGGGCGCGGGAGAAGGTGCACGACAAGCTGATAGCCGCGCTCGAGTCGTGA
- a CDS encoding DUF2244 domain-containing protein: MTDRSENQTSDISEGWPDGTSAAPTDAALPPTLAGAERIVIWPHRSLGRDGTLAVTGVAAAGFAMVTAWVAAPAAWFVVFPAIIALASLAFAFWLNMRRAERLEIIDVSANLIRVMTSYLGQHHLVDRFNPHWVRIELSDQYKIEKRLILRESGRAVSVGDCLSPAERESLADELRQKIRKAREGLA; the protein is encoded by the coding sequence ATGACGGACCGGAGCGAAAATCAGACCAGCGACATATCGGAAGGCTGGCCGGACGGAACCTCTGCGGCGCCGACCGATGCCGCGCTGCCGCCGACCCTCGCCGGCGCCGAGCGCATCGTTATCTGGCCCCATCGCTCACTCGGGCGTGATGGCACGCTTGCTGTCACGGGTGTGGCGGCGGCGGGGTTTGCGATGGTAACCGCCTGGGTCGCTGCGCCGGCCGCATGGTTCGTCGTGTTCCCGGCGATCATCGCGCTTGCGAGCCTTGCCTTCGCGTTCTGGCTGAACATGCGCCGGGCCGAACGCCTGGAAATCATCGACGTCAGCGCGAACCTGATCCGCGTCATGACCAGCTATCTTGGCCAGCACCACCTCGTCGACCGCTTCAACCCGCATTGGGTTCGCATTGAGCTGAGCGACCAATACAAGATCGAGAAACGCCTGATCCTGCGCGAGAGCGGCCGCGCGGTATCGGTTGGGGATTGTCTTTCGCCGGCGGAGCGGGAGAGCCTGGCGGATGAACTGCGCCAGAAGATACGCAAGGCGCGCGAAGGGCTGGCCTAG
- a CDS encoding CarD family transcriptional regulator yields the protein MAAKKSLQRNGFKTNEYVVYPTHGVGRIVDIEEQEIAGSKLELFVINFEQEKMTLRVPTTKCESVGMRKLSEGAIVEKAMATLRGRARVRRMMWSRRAQEYEAKINSGDLISIAEVVRDLHRSESQPEQSYSERQLYEAALERMAREIAAVQDVDEAVATRRIHEALNKTRSGAKQAPEPQTEGAEAEVRAA from the coding sequence ATGGCTGCAAAAAAATCGCTGCAAAGAAACGGCTTCAAGACAAACGAGTACGTTGTCTATCCGACACATGGTGTCGGGCGGATCGTGGACATCGAGGAACAGGAAATCGCCGGCTCCAAGCTTGAACTGTTCGTCATCAACTTCGAGCAGGAAAAAATGACCCTGCGCGTCCCGACCACGAAGTGCGAGTCGGTCGGCATGCGTAAGCTGTCTGAAGGCGCGATCGTCGAGAAGGCGATGGCGACCCTACGCGGCCGCGCGCGCGTTCGTCGCATGATGTGGAGCCGCCGCGCCCAGGAATACGAAGCCAAGATCAATTCCGGTGACCTGATCTCGATCGCTGAAGTCGTGCGCGACCTGCATCGCTCCGAGAGCCAGCCCGAGCAGTCCTATTCCGAACGCCAGCTTTACGAAGCGGCCCTGGAGCGTATGGCGCGCGAAATCGCCGCCGTGCAGGATGTAGACGAGGCTGTGGCAACACGCCGCATCCATGAGGCGCTGAACAAGACGCGCAGCGGCGCCAAGCAGGCCCCAGAGCCCCAGACGGAAGGCGCCGAAGCCGAGGTGCGCGCAGCGTAA
- a CDS encoding copper chaperone PCu(A)C, translating into MIRYILMAAAFTLAAGLPATAHHDGEQYRKASVSVSHAWTGATAEMAHAIEVYMTIENAGSEPVTLTGADVSFARPGVFQAQVVGADGTLRTREVNTVEIGPGQSVTMQPGGLRIVFNDVQRRLFAGDYFQAHLEFAEIGEVEIDVEVEKLGEETDQDGDEGELG; encoded by the coding sequence ATGATCCGTTATATCCTGATGGCAGCCGCATTCACGCTCGCGGCTGGTCTGCCGGCGACTGCGCATCACGATGGCGAGCAGTATCGCAAGGCGAGCGTTTCGGTGAGCCACGCCTGGACAGGCGCGACCGCAGAAATGGCGCACGCCATCGAAGTTTACATGACCATCGAGAACGCCGGCTCGGAACCCGTGACTTTGACCGGCGCGGACGTATCGTTTGCGCGCCCGGGCGTGTTTCAGGCACAGGTGGTTGGCGCGGATGGGACGCTGCGCACGCGCGAAGTCAACACCGTCGAGATCGGGCCCGGTCAGAGCGTGACGATGCAACCGGGTGGCCTGCGCATCGTGTTCAACGACGTGCAGCGGCGGCTGTTTGCCGGCGACTATTTCCAGGCGCATCTAGAGTTTGCAGAGATCGGCGAGGTTGAGATCGACGTCGAGGTAGAGAAACTCGGCGAGGAAACCGACCAGGACGGGGACGAGGGCGAACTCGGCTAG
- a CDS encoding LysR family transcriptional regulator — MDWDKLRIFHAAAEAGSFTHAAEALHLSQSAVSRQVSALEQELGAPLFHRHARGLSLTEQGELLRQTAEDVLVKLNSVESMLADTLAEPSGELRITTPAGLGATWLAPRLREFIERYPKIQVQLLLRDEELDLSKREADVGIWLHAPTQKDLILRRLFTVHFHVYGSKDYLEEHGAPQTLADLDNHAIITYGGIPFPRRGINWLETAGREGQTPRKPIMRINSMDGIKRVVKRGMGLAVLPDYLASDEPDLEKVLDEADVPAFNTYLVYPAELKTSKRIAAFREFVVAKAREWAF; from the coding sequence ATGGACTGGGACAAACTAAGGATATTTCACGCCGCCGCGGAGGCCGGGAGTTTCACCCACGCCGCAGAGGCCCTGCATCTGAGCCAATCCGCCGTCAGCCGCCAGGTGAGTGCGTTGGAGCAGGAGCTGGGCGCGCCGTTGTTCCACCGCCATGCGCGCGGCCTGTCGCTGACCGAACAGGGCGAATTGCTGCGCCAGACCGCCGAGGATGTGCTGGTCAAGCTGAACTCGGTGGAGTCGATGCTGGCCGACACGCTGGCCGAGCCGAGCGGCGAGTTGCGCATCACCACGCCAGCGGGCCTTGGCGCGACTTGGCTGGCGCCTCGGCTGCGCGAGTTCATCGAGCGATATCCGAAAATCCAGGTCCAGCTTCTGCTGCGTGACGAAGAACTCGACCTCAGCAAGCGCGAGGCCGATGTTGGCATTTGGCTGCACGCGCCGACGCAGAAAGATCTCATCCTGCGCAGGCTGTTCACCGTGCATTTCCATGTCTATGGCTCGAAGGATTACCTTGAAGAGCACGGCGCGCCACAGACGCTTGCCGACCTCGACAACCACGCGATCATCACCTACGGCGGCATCCCCTTCCCGCGTCGCGGCATCAACTGGCTGGAGACGGCCGGCCGCGAGGGACAGACGCCACGCAAGCCCATCATGCGCATCAATAGCATGGATGGCATCAAGCGCGTGGTGAAGCGCGGCATGGGGCTGGCGGTGCTTCCGGATTATCTGGCTTCAGACGAGCCGGACCTGGAGAAGGTGCTGGACGAGGCGGATGTGCCAGCCTTCAACACCTATCTGGTCTATCCGGCCGAGCTGAAGACATCGAAGCGCATCGCGGCCTTCCGGGAGTTTGTGGTCGCCAAGGCGCGCGAGTGGGCGTTCTGA
- the trxB gene encoding thioredoxin-disulfide reductase, producing the protein MSDRHEKLIILGSGPAGYTAAIYAARAMLGPVLIQGIQPGGQLTITTDVENYPGFADPIQGPWLMEQMQAQAENVGTEIVTDHIIEVDVTRRPFWLKGDSGTTYTADALIIATGAQARWLGLPSEEKFMGYGVSACATCDGFFYRGKEVMVVGGGNTAVEEALFLTNFASKVTLIHRRDALRADKTLQTRLFNNPKIEVIWDTVLEEILGEDNLPSVTGARLRNVKTDNAHEIAVDGVFIAIGHDPATGLFKGQLDMKEGGYIITAPDSTRTSVPGVYAAGDVTDDIYRQAVTAAGQGCMAALEAERDLAAMEAPAQAAE; encoded by the coding sequence ATGTCCGATCGCCACGAAAAGCTCATCATTCTCGGCTCTGGCCCTGCCGGCTACACTGCCGCGATATATGCCGCGCGCGCCATGCTGGGGCCGGTGCTCATCCAGGGCATCCAGCCGGGCGGGCAGCTCACCATCACCACCGATGTCGAGAACTACCCCGGCTTCGCCGACCCGATCCAGGGCCCCTGGCTCATGGAGCAGATGCAAGCGCAGGCCGAAAATGTCGGGACGGAGATCGTCACCGATCACATCATCGAGGTGGACGTGACGCGCCGGCCATTCTGGCTGAAGGGCGACAGCGGCACGACCTACACCGCCGATGCGCTCATCATCGCCACGGGCGCGCAGGCGCGGTGGCTCGGCCTGCCGTCGGAAGAGAAGTTCATGGGCTATGGCGTGTCGGCCTGTGCCACCTGCGACGGCTTCTTCTATCGCGGCAAGGAGGTGATGGTGGTCGGCGGCGGCAACACCGCCGTGGAAGAGGCGCTTTTCCTCACCAATTTTGCCAGCAAGGTCACGCTGATTCATCGCCGCGACGCGCTGCGCGCGGACAAGACCCTGCAGACCCGACTGTTCAACAACCCCAAGATCGAGGTCATCTGGGACACGGTCCTGGAGGAGATTCTGGGCGAGGACAACCTGCCGAGCGTGACGGGCGCGCGGCTGCGCAACGTCAAGACTGACAACGCGCACGAGATCGCCGTGGACGGCGTCTTCATCGCAATCGGCCATGACCCGGCGACCGGCCTGTTCAAGGGCCAGCTCGACATGAAGGAAGGCGGCTACATCATTACCGCCCCGGACTCCACGCGCACCAGCGTGCCGGGTGTGTATGCAGCCGGCGACGTGACCGACGATATTTATCGCCAGGCCGTGACGGCCGCGGGCCAGGGCTGCATGGCGGCGTTGGAGGCCGAGCGGGACCTGGCCGCAATGGAGGCACCCGCACAAGCCGCCGAGTAA
- a CDS encoding mitochondrial fission ELM1 family protein: protein MTQRGSEGSIWILSDGKAGHLAMTTGVATAMGLQARIIEVAPPPPWRWMAPRGPAPPDLRRLRPDAGQPWPQYVFAAGRATIPYLRAIHRAARSRSFTVAFMDPRVPDAADLVWVPAHDARRGEDVITTVTSPHGFSPERLAALRAALPGEIADLPSPRVAVLLGGCGGGFAFTDAAIQRLSGALRQMAGLGASFLITPSRRTPPALRNAVRDATASAPRIVWDGTGENPYPYFLAGADAFVVTADSVNMTGEACATGRPVHVFMPEGGRPKFHAFHSALEKTGATRALPYRLDALETWHYAPIHSAERIAEEIARRAQARFAPA from the coding sequence GTGACGCAGCGCGGATCAGAAGGCTCAATCTGGATCCTGTCGGACGGCAAGGCCGGGCATCTGGCGATGACAACCGGGGTTGCCACCGCGATGGGGCTCCAGGCGCGTATCATCGAGGTCGCGCCGCCCCCGCCCTGGCGATGGATGGCGCCGCGTGGCCCGGCCCCGCCGGACCTGCGCAGGCTGCGCCCTGACGCCGGGCAGCCCTGGCCGCAGTATGTCTTTGCGGCCGGGCGCGCAACCATCCCCTATCTGCGGGCGATCCACCGTGCAGCCCGGAGCCGCAGCTTCACCGTGGCCTTCATGGACCCGCGCGTGCCAGACGCCGCCGATCTCGTCTGGGTTCCGGCGCACGACGCGCGGCGCGGCGAGGATGTCATCACGACCGTGACATCACCCCACGGTTTCTCCCCAGAGCGCCTTGCGGCGCTGCGTGCGGCATTGCCGGGAGAGATCGCTGATCTCCCCAGCCCGCGGGTGGCAGTCCTGCTCGGCGGGTGCGGAGGCGGGTTCGCGTTCACGGACGCGGCAATCCAACGGCTCTCAGGCGCGCTCCGCCAGATGGCCGGCCTCGGCGCGAGCTTTCTTATCACGCCCTCGCGGCGCACGCCGCCTGCCCTGCGCAACGCCGTCCGCGATGCGACCGCCAGCGCCCCACGCATCGTCTGGGACGGCACAGGCGAGAACCCCTACCCCTATTTCCTTGCCGGCGCCGACGCCTTCGTCGTGACAGCCGACAGCGTCAACATGACCGGCGAAGCCTGCGCGACCGGACGCCCGGTCCATGTATTCATGCCGGAGGGAGGCCGGCCGAAGTTCCACGCCTTTCACAGTGCGCTCGAAAAGACCGGCGCGACCCGCGCCCTGCCCTACCGACTGGACGCGCTGGAGACCTGGCACTACGCTCCGATCCACTCCGCCGAACGCATTGCCGAGGAGATCGCCCGCCGTGCGCAAGCACGCTTCGCGCCGGCTTGA
- a CDS encoding Lrp/AsnC family transcriptional regulator, with the protein MTTFRLDETDWRILRELQANGRITNVELARRVGISAPPCLRRMRALEESGIIEGYHALISQKALDYEVCAFAMVGLSGQSEQDLRTFEEQVRSWDIVRECHMLSGEIDFILKCVARDLEAFQDFIINDLTAAKNVDSVKTSLVIRRSKYELGPPLPAVAEQS; encoded by the coding sequence GTGACGACATTCAGACTTGACGAAACTGACTGGCGCATCCTGCGCGAGCTTCAGGCCAACGGCCGCATTACCAATGTGGAACTTGCCCGCAGGGTGGGAATTTCCGCGCCCCCTTGTCTGCGGCGGATGCGCGCGCTGGAGGAGTCCGGCATCATCGAGGGCTATCACGCGCTTATCAGCCAGAAGGCGCTGGACTACGAGGTCTGCGCGTTCGCAATGGTCGGGCTCTCCGGGCAGTCGGAGCAGGACCTGCGTACATTCGAGGAGCAGGTGCGTTCCTGGGACATCGTGCGCGAATGCCACATGCTGTCCGGCGAGATCGACTTCATCCTGAAATGCGTTGCGCGCGACCTTGAAGCATTTCAGGACTTCATCATCAACGATCTGACGGCGGCGAAGAACGTCGACAGCGTCAAGACGTCTCTGGTCATCCGCCGGTCAAAATACGAACTCGGTCCGCCGCTGCCGGCGGTTGCGGAACAGTCTTGA
- the pgsA gene encoding CDP-diacylglycerol--glycerol-3-phosphate 3-phosphatidyltransferase: MTGTAPSADRRRVLLSLPNVLTYLRLAAVPALVAALFFLEGDIANWTALGVFAFAGVTDFLDGYIARAWQQQSALGRMLDPIADKLLVGAALLMLVETGAISGWSIWAAVIILSREILVSGLREFLAGLQVTVAVSAVAKWKTTVQMVALCFLLAGGAGDDLCGGCASAIGLSLLWVAALVTLYTGFDYFRAGLKHVMDQDR, encoded by the coding sequence ATGACTGGTACCGCGCCCTCCGCTGACCGCCGCCGGGTTCTTTTGAGCCTGCCGAACGTGCTGACCTATCTGCGGTTGGCCGCCGTGCCGGCGCTGGTGGCGGCACTGTTCTTTCTCGAAGGCGATATCGCGAACTGGACGGCGCTGGGCGTGTTCGCCTTTGCCGGCGTGACGGATTTTCTCGACGGCTATATCGCCCGGGCGTGGCAGCAGCAATCCGCACTCGGACGGATGCTTGACCCCATTGCCGACAAGCTGCTGGTGGGCGCGGCTCTCCTCATGCTGGTGGAGACCGGCGCAATTTCCGGGTGGTCGATCTGGGCCGCAGTGATTATCCTGTCCCGGGAAATTCTGGTGTCGGGCCTGCGGGAATTCCTGGCCGGTTTGCAGGTCACGGTCGCCGTCAGCGCAGTTGCCAAGTGGAAGACAACGGTGCAGATGGTGGCGCTGTGCTTCCTGCTGGCCGGCGGAGCCGGTGACGACCTGTGCGGCGGCTGCGCCTCGGCGATCGGGCTGAGTCTGCTGTGGGTCGCTGCGCTTGTGACGCTGTACACCGGTTTCGATTACTTCCGCGCCGGCCTCAAACACGTGATGGATCAGGACAGATGA
- the moaD gene encoding molybdopterin converting factor subunit 1: protein MMTKVLYFAWMREKTGIGEEQIELPEGVETIADLIAWQKQRGPEFAAAFERDDVIRAAIDQEHVAHDAPVRGAREIAFFPPVTGG, encoded by the coding sequence ATGATGACCAAGGTGCTGTATTTCGCCTGGATGCGCGAGAAGACGGGAATAGGGGAGGAACAGATCGAGCTTCCGGAGGGCGTGGAAACGATCGCGGACCTGATCGCGTGGCAGAAGCAGCGCGGGCCGGAATTCGCCGCCGCTTTCGAGCGCGACGATGTTATCCGCGCGGCGATCGATCAGGAGCATGTCGCCCATGATGCGCCGGTGCGCGGGGCGCGCGAGATCGCCTTTTTTCCGCCGGTGACGGGCGGCTAG
- the moaE gene encoding molybdopterin synthase catalytic subunit MoaE yields MIRVQREDFDIGAEIDKVRAGRTDIGAIVAFTGTVRETKGERVAAMTLEHYPGMTERELERIEAEARERWPITECTIIHRYGRLEPGDNIVLVVTASAHRQAAFEAAEFLMDYLKTSAPFWKSEETPDGPRWVEARETDDAAARRWAGE; encoded by the coding sequence ATGATTCGGGTGCAGCGCGAGGATTTCGACATCGGCGCCGAGATCGACAAGGTCCGGGCTGGGCGCACGGATATCGGCGCCATCGTCGCCTTCACCGGCACGGTGCGCGAGACCAAGGGCGAGCGTGTCGCCGCGATGACGCTGGAGCACTACCCCGGCATGACCGAGCGCGAATTGGAGCGCATCGAGGCCGAAGCGCGCGAGCGCTGGCCAATCACCGAGTGCACCATCATCCACCGCTATGGGCGGCTGGAGCCGGGCGACAACATCGTGCTGGTCGTCACGGCGTCAGCGCATCGGCAGGCCGCGTTCGAGGCGGCCGAATTCCTGATGGACTATCTCAAGACGAGCGCGCCGTTCTGGAAGAGCGAGGAGACACCGGACGGCCCGCGCTGGGTCGAGGCGCGCGAAACCGACGATGCGGCCGCGCGCCGCTGGGCGGGCGAATAG
- a CDS encoding branched-chain amino acid aminotransferase, producing MALVPYDQRDGAIWMNGELIPWGDAKLHVLSHGLHYASCVFEGERAYNGEIFKLTEHSERLAESARVLGFELPYSVEEIDQACRDVLKANDLVDAYVRPVAWRGSEQMGVSAQQTRINVAIAAWDWGKYFDPAAMETGIRLAMAEYCRPDPRTAPAKSKASGLYMICTLEKHKAEAAGYADALMLDWRGRVAEATGANIFFLKDGVLHTPTPDCFLDGITRRTVMDLARKRGIEIVERVIMPEEMEGFEECFLTGTAAEVTPVGEIGPYSFHVGEVTRTLMADYSALVRPAEALAQAG from the coding sequence ATGGCACTCGTTCCGTACGATCAGCGCGACGGCGCTATCTGGATGAATGGCGAGCTCATTCCGTGGGGCGACGCGAAGCTGCACGTACTGAGCCACGGCCTGCACTATGCCAGTTGCGTGTTCGAGGGGGAACGGGCCTACAACGGCGAGATTTTCAAGCTCACCGAGCATAGCGAGCGCCTGGCCGAATCAGCGCGCGTTCTCGGCTTCGAACTTCCGTACAGCGTCGAAGAAATCGATCAGGCCTGCCGCGATGTGCTGAAGGCGAACGACCTGGTGGACGCTTATGTCCGCCCGGTCGCGTGGCGCGGCAGCGAGCAGATGGGTGTTTCCGCGCAACAGACGAGGATCAACGTCGCCATCGCGGCTTGGGATTGGGGAAAGTATTTCGACCCGGCCGCGATGGAGACCGGGATCCGACTCGCGATGGCTGAATACTGCCGGCCCGACCCGCGCACCGCGCCGGCCAAGTCCAAGGCGTCCGGCCTCTACATGATCTGCACGCTGGAGAAGCATAAGGCGGAAGCGGCAGGCTATGCCGATGCGCTGATGCTCGACTGGCGCGGGCGTGTCGCTGAGGCCACAGGCGCCAACATTTTCTTCCTGAAAGATGGTGTGCTGCACACCCCCACACCCGACTGCTTCCTCGACGGCATCACGCGCCGCACGGTCATGGACCTCGCGCGCAAGCGCGGTATCGAGATCGTGGAGCGCGTCATCATGCCCGAGGAGATGGAAGGCTTCGAGGAGTGCTTCCTCACCGGCACCGCCGCCGAGGTGACCCCGGTCGGCGAGATCGGGCCGTACAGCTTCCATGTCGGCGAGGTGACGCGCACGCTGATGGCAGATTATTCGGCGCTGGTGCGCCCGGCCGAGGCTCTGGCGCAGGCTGGCTAA